GACTTTGACACCAGCGTCGTTAACAGATTTGATAGTTCTCAATCTATCATCATAAGATCTAGTTGAGATGACATTTTTATAATGGCTTCTCGACGTGTCAATGTTATGATTATAAGCAGTTAGACCACTGTCTTTTAATTCTTTGATCTGCTCATCATTAATCATACCTAATGTAACACAAGTTTCCATGCCTAACTCATCATTGATCTTTTTAACCATATCACCAATTTTCTTTAAGGCAGATTTCCTACCTTTCATCTCCCTCCAAGCTGATCCCATACAGAACCTGGTAGAGTTGTTAGCCTTCGCAATTTTTGCCTTCTCAAAAACGGTATCCAGGTCTAACAACTTCGTTGCCTTTAAGCCAGTATCGTTGTGGCTTGATTGGGAGCAGTACTTACAGTCTTCCGTACAGCCCCCTGTTTTGATAGATAGCAAAGTACATAGTTGAATTTCGGAGGGGTTGTGATGCTGACGGTGCTGGACTTGCGAGTAGAATAATAAATCATTCAACGGTAAACTAAATAATGAAGACACATCTTCTCGAGTCCAAGTAGTAATGGGGTCTTTTGTAGTGAGTGCAGTTTGGAGCAACTTATTAgcatttgttgaagaaaagatgGCATTGGTAGCCAATGTTCTCTTGATAGTTAGACTAGTCAGACCAATCATTGTtaatcagaaaaaaaataataaaaacGTGAAAAGGAATCTCGAATAAGtaaggagaaaaaggaTTTGATTATAAAAGGCCAACTAATATCAGAAGAGATGTAAGCATGCTTAATATCGAGACCCTTTTATAGTCAAAGGAATAGCACGAAATTTGACCCAATGTTGGGTGGGTGGAAAATACAATGTGAATCATTGTGAATCATCCTAATTTCCCCTCGAGCGCGTATTCTCAAAACATCAGCCATATGATTCAGAAGATGATTCATAGATATTCGAGTACGAGTCTATACAGAAATACATAGCATCCCACTTTTTTAATCAAACTTAGAGTCAGCAGAGAGGCCTAGAATGCCTAGTCctttcattttctcattttgtTGGGCCCTCTTTATTTGAAACCTCTTGTAATAGTGAAGACAAGCAGCTATGACCAATAAAAGTATccaaacttggaaaatggTCAGCAATATGGATTGTCTAGTGATAGATTTACCCGAatttttattctttaatATATCTTTTAATAAATTAACAGTTTCATCGATATTCTCAATGTTCAATTGACGACCTCGTAAATCTTGATCCCAATATTGACCTGTAAATCTGGATATCAAAATGGAGTCCCCAACTTTGTACTTTTGAATGTCAAGCTTATTCCAATTTAAGGAGCTAGCGACTTTTGATAATGTATCCAGATCTAAATAGACTGGGAAGAGATTATTATCCGTACTGATATAGGACTCTGTAATTTTCTCACGTAATTTATCGATTATATCATCAGATGTGGCATCATTTAATTTCATTCTGTTAACCTCTTCGTGCTTTTCATTTCTCTGTTTGTCTATTTTCtgaaatattttcatgttcCTCAAGTACTGAAATTTATGATACACTTTCGACATGTAAAATTCAACCTCGAAAAATTGTTTTGGTTGGAAATCGGTTATAGATACCAAgattttttcagttttcgAGTTCAATGGTGACATACGTTTAGGAAATACTTGATACTTATTGTCGTCTGATAAATGGTTGATCATTGGTAAATAATTACTCCTAATGAAACTTAAAACCTTCTTCGTGTCTCTGATTTCTTTCGATGTGAAACTTTGATAAACAGGCGTGTacaaagatgaagatttcagTGCAATAAACATGGGGAAAGTTGATCTCGTGCGTGATATAAACAACTTCTCACTTATCTTATCTTGTAAGCTTTGTTCATCAATCTTGATGTAATCAATCAGATTCCTTTCTTGATCTTGCAGTAATTTCAATGCCCCGTCCTTGTCAGTACTCTTGAAAAGATAAACTTCAGAGTCTAAATCAGCTACCGGTTGTAGTAAATGGTCCAAtataatatcatcttcaagaaCTTGAGTATTTGGATCATTGACTTGAATAAAGGCAACTTTTGAGTAGTTAGGTATATCCGATATGTCATTTttatctttcaattttgtcGTTGCACCTATAAAATTCTTAATgtcatttattttcagGTCTTGTAGCTCAGAATTAATAAGATTTCTATACGTCCAATTGGTTATAAATTTGACTATATGATTgaattttctgtttttgatCAAGCttggtttcaaaaaaagagaatttCCATTGGACTTTGGTAAATAAAGGACTATCCTTGGAGTCAGATTCTTCAGATTCGAATTCAATAATTCTGAGAAGCCTAAACTTCCACAAAGTGCAGCATTTGATTTGCAGTTAACATAATGAAATTCTAACTTGTGCTCTTCACCAAATTTATGTAGGTTCCTAATGacaaaattccaaatgttCCTGAAGTTATACAAGTTTTCAGAGTTTTTAAAAATTGCATGAGCGTTATACTTAttctgaaaatttgaatcatTTAACTGatcatttgaagttggccaaaatgaaatcaacttAGGAACCTCCAAATCACCACTTAAGACCTTTCTCAATTCTGAATTGtcaatcattgaattctGTAAACCTACAAAATCATCTTCGTTAAATTTCGAATCCCCCTCCTCATTCCAGATAAGTAGTTGTTCATTGGCAAATTCATTTAGAGTATCGATTGTTCTTGAACTTGACGTCATACTAGCTAACAATTTGGAATTTGGACCGTAGAATCGAATCATTGGAAAATATCTTATTCCTTCTCGATCGCATAGATCACCGCTAACCACACAATCAACTTGGTGAATTGCATACCCCGAAGATTCGGGATTAGATTCATAAAACTCAACCCATGTTGGGAATAAATTTTGACAATGGTGACAATAAGGACTGTAAAACTCAACCATATGGAAACCTTTTAGTAGTGTATTATCAAAGTTTGATAATGTTAGGGGTGGGGGCACACGAGATTGCAAATCATTCGAAGATTCATTTTCGTTTGCACTTACAAGCAAAAGAAAGTATGATATCAGTATTAGGAGTATCATTTTACCCTTTGTTTGCTTGAAATACAGGATACTGTCTTGTGTATGTTGATGGAACTGTTAATGCATACTGCAAatcacaaaaaaaaagagcaAGATTATGCGAGGGAGAATTTCAAGCCGACTTGTTTTCTCCATCAATAAACGAATAACAGTGACTATcacaaacaaaaccaaTCTATGGTTTACTATATACTCCAAAAATACCAAAGTTATTGTTAAACAGCTCCATTGAGAAACAGAACATAACAAAGTTTATAGATAAATAGCTAAATAGATAGATATATGAATAAACAgataaataataaataaataaatagataGATAAATAACAAGTAGAAAATGTAGAAAATAATTATCCTCTATAAAACTATATGAATAACAAACTTTAGTAGGCAAACCTCTGGAAATATTCCctaaaatattcaaaagatACCATTGTTACAGCGCTTGCAGGTACAGTTCTAGccaaattgatgatgaatccACTATAGAATCCTTTAAAACCTTCTACTTTGATGATGTTCTTGAAAACTCTTTTCAAACCTTTTAACTGTGATTCATTTTGTTGGTTCGAATTGTTATTAAACAACTGTAGCCTTGTTCTTAAAATTTCGTGAGGGTATGTAATTGCACTTGCAATCATTtttgacaatgatgaaGCTAGTATAAATTTTAAGAAATTTAGAGTTTTCATCTTAGTTGATGTGTTACTCATATCCAAAGTTTCGTCACCATTATTTGAGATctttaaaattttcttGAAGTTTTCATAGAGGGGAAATTGTATAGCAACGTGAATTAAACCAAAATATGAAGGCAATAAACCTCTGTAGAATACATTCAAGCCTTCGTGTTGATACATTTTCTTAAAGGCATCGAAAGTCCCCCTATACCAATCCATCTTTTTACTATTTAGACTGGTACTGATCCCTGCCCCAGCACTTGGGCTCGCTTTTACATTTCTGGTTACATTTGTACTTGTATTTGCATTTACATTTGAACTTGAATATACTGTTTTCCCGTCGTCCATTTGTAGCATCAATCTAGTTTTAACAACCCAAATGGGGTTAGtcaaagttgttgaaattgcaCCTGATGATATAGCGCTTGCAAAATAAGACAAGTTGTCATCATGGATATAATTGTTGTagaatttcttgaaatgtTCATAACAAGTGAAATAAATCATCCAAGTGGGGAAATAACCTAGGGTTATAGGTACAACACCTCTGTATAGCCCACGGAACCCTTCCTCTTTCCAgatcaatttgattgattgaACAGCCGACttatatttcaaatttgagaCATTGGTACCATTAATATTGgaagaatttttttttttatcaatatcgTTACTATTGTTGTAGGCACCTTGAGCTTGAAATCTTGTTTTTGCAACGTCTAAAGGGCATACTACCAACCCACTAATAAACCCCGCCAAGGCACCAGAGATCGAGGTAATCTCATTTGGTGATAGTCGCAATTTGAAAGCACGTAAATCATTTTTATGAGTGGATAGAGGTTCCAGAACAGGAACCGCATGGACAGAAATATCTGTTGAAATTTGATGTGTCTTGGGAGGCTCACAGTCACAACCGTGTGAATGGATGGAATCTTCCGAGGACTTCATTGCACACAGCGGGTATGAATAAACTGAAGAAGAGGTAATGCGGGGTTTGGGAAGAAAAGATGCCAGTAATTATAGTGGATATGTTTAAAAAGCGTGAACGGAAGTAGGTGTGGAGAAAATGATTTCGCATATCTAAGTAATGAATCATGAATAATTTAGCTATGGAGATGAGAAAAtaaggaagaaaagagtaCAAGTTGGCTTCAGGTCACACAACGCCTTTCTGAGATCTCTTATATCGTATTATGTTATTACTAGTTAATGAGAAAGTAC
The Pichia kudriavzevii chromosome 2, complete sequence DNA segment above includes these coding regions:
- a CDS encoding uncharacterized protein (PKUD0B09450; similar to Saccharomyces cerevisiae YGR286C (BIO2); ancestral locus Anc_1.205a) translates to MIGLTSLTIKRTLATNAIFSSTNANKLLQTALTTKDPITTWTREDVSSLFSLPLNDLLFYSQVQHRQHHNPSEIQLCTLLSIKTGGCTEDCKYCSQSSHNDTGLKATKLLDLDTVFEKAKIAKANNSTRFCMGSAWREMKGRKSALKKIGDMVKKINDELGMETCVTLGMINDEQIKELKDSGLTAYNHNIDTSRSHYKNVISTRSYDDRLRTIKSVNDAGVKVCSGGILGMGETVDDHIDFLHTLSTMEKHPESLPINKLIAIKGTPIEEELKTKYKERKLSLDNILRVICTARLLMPKSIIRLAAGRYTMKEHEQLLCFSAGVNAIFTGEKMLTTMCTGWDEDIAMLKKWGYVPMEAFKKTDPKTDLNVIYNDTKITLLQKAEEEKEKTLAI
- a CDS encoding uncharacterized protein (PKUD0B09470; similar to Saccharomyces cerevisiae YEL006W (YEA6) and YIL006W (YIA6); ancestral locus Anc_7.133), giving the protein MKSSEDSIHSHGCDCEPPKTHQISTDISVHAVPVLEPLSTHKNDLRAFKLRLSPNEITSISGALAGFISGLVVCPLDVAKTRFQAQGAYNNSNDIDKKKNSSNINGTNVSNLKYKSAVQSIKLIWKEEGFRGLYRGVVPITLGYFPTWMIYFTCYEHFKKFYNNYIHDDNLSYFASAISSGAISTTLTNPIWVVKTRLMLQMDDGKTVYSSSNVNANTSTNVTRNVKASPSAGAGISTSLNSKKMDWYRGTFDAFKKMYQHEGLNVFYRGLLPSYFGLIHVAIQFPLYENFKKILKISNNGDETLDMSNTSTKMKTLNFLKFILASSLSKMIASAITYPHEILRTRLQLFNNNSNQQNESQLKGLKRVFKNIIKVEGFKGFYSGFIINLARTVPASAVTMVSFEYFREYFQRFAY
- a CDS encoding uncharacterized protein (PKUD0B09460; similar to Saccharomyces cerevisiae YIL005W (EPS1); ancestral locus Anc_7.134) — its product is MILLILISYFLLLVSANENESSNDLQSRVPPPLTLSNFDNTLLKGFHMVEFYSPYCHHCQNLFPTWVEFYESNPESSGYAIHQVDCVVSGDLCDREGIRYFPMIRFYGPNSKLLASMTSSSRTIDTLNEFANEQLLIWNEEGDSKFNEDDFVGLQNSMIDNSELRKVLSGDLEVPKLISFWPTSNDQLNDSNFQNKYNAHAIFKNSENLYNFRNIWNFVIRNLHKFGEEHKLEFHYVNCKSNAALCGSLGFSELLNSNLKNLTPRIVLYLPKSNGNSLFLKPSLIKNRKFNHIVKFITNWTYRNLINSELQDLKINDIKNFIGATTKLKDKNDISDIPNYSKVAFIQVNDPNTQVLEDDIILDHLLQPVADLDSEVYLFKSTDKDGALKLLQDQERNLIDYIKIDEQSLQDKISEKLFISRTRSTFPMFIALKSSSLYTPVYQSFTSKEIRDTKKVLSFIRSNYLPMINHLSDDNKYQVFPKRMSPLNSKTEKILVSITDFQPKQFFEVEFYMSKVYHKFQYLRNMKIFQKIDKQRNEKHEEVNRMKLNDATSDDIIDKLREKITESYISTDNNLFPVYLDLDTLSKVASSLNWNKLDIQKYKVGDSILISRFTGQYWDQDLRGRQLNIENIDETVNLLKDILKNKNSGKSITRQSILLTIFQVWILLLVIAACLHYYKRFQIKRAQQNEKMKGLGILGLSADSKFD